The Rhodopseudomonas palustris genome window below encodes:
- the hrpB gene encoding ATP-dependent helicase HrpB — protein sequence MPRSFDTPLPIDDALDDLAAALGGNSTAVLVAPPGAGKTTRVPLALLDAPWLKGQKIIVLEPRRIAARASAERMAKTLGERAGETVGYRVRFGTKISRATRIEVVTEGIFTRQILDDPELAGVGAVLFDEFHERSLDADLGLALARDAQQGLREDLRILVMSATIDGARVGKLLGDAPVVESLGRAFPVETRYLGRRSDAPMERQMAEAIASALRSDAGSVLAFLPGAAEIRRTETMLRERVQDASIEIVPLFGALDAAVQDRAIQPAPKGQRKVVLATSIAETSLTIEGVRIVVDCGLSRVPRYEPDIGLTRLETVRASRAAVDQRRGRAGRIEPGVCYRLWDEPQTASLPAYTQPEILSADLTSLLLDLAQWGVADPATLAFLDPPPGPALKEARELLRELGALDADGRITDEGRSLRAMALPPRLARMIVDAARLDHGEEAAEIAAILTERGLGGDSVDLDHRRDQFRRDRSQRASSARQMAQRWAGQAGTASSSPSPLAGEGRGGGSTGTAAVRGTPTPDPSPQGGGESRRGSGRRSAQQADGDQSLSTGVLLAFAFPDRVAKNRGNGSFVLANGRGATIEQTSALARAPYLAVAELTGTAAQGRILLAAPLTLAEIEQHFADQITDADEVSFDRAAMALRARRRRALHAITLSEAPRALTPSAETARVLADGLVAAGLERLPWSKPLAQWRGRVMFLRKAEGDVWPDLSEAALAEQREQWLMPALFDKTGLKDFSAGDLSDALMNLLPWELRARLEREAPTHFEAPTGTRLPIDYDAEQGPTIAVRLQELFGLTTHPSVAGGKVPLVLELLSPAQRPVQVTRDLPGFWRGSYAAVRADLRGRYPRHPWPEDPASAPPTRRVKPKGT from the coding sequence TTGCCCCGTTCCTTCGATACGCCTCTTCCCATCGACGACGCGCTGGACGATCTCGCCGCCGCGCTGGGCGGCAACAGCACCGCCGTGCTGGTGGCGCCGCCCGGCGCCGGCAAGACCACGCGGGTGCCGCTGGCGCTGCTCGATGCGCCGTGGCTGAAGGGCCAGAAGATCATCGTGCTGGAGCCGCGCCGGATCGCGGCCCGCGCCAGCGCCGAGCGGATGGCCAAGACGCTGGGCGAGCGCGCCGGCGAGACCGTCGGCTATCGGGTCCGGTTCGGCACCAAAATCTCGCGCGCCACCCGGATCGAAGTCGTCACCGAGGGCATCTTCACCCGGCAGATCCTGGATGATCCGGAACTTGCCGGCGTCGGCGCGGTGCTGTTCGACGAATTTCACGAGCGCTCACTCGACGCCGATCTCGGTCTGGCGCTGGCGCGCGACGCCCAGCAGGGGCTGCGCGAGGATCTGCGCATCCTGGTGATGTCGGCGACGATCGACGGCGCGCGGGTGGGCAAGCTGCTCGGCGACGCGCCGGTGGTCGAAAGCCTCGGCCGAGCGTTTCCGGTCGAGACCCGCTATCTCGGCCGGCGTTCCGACGCGCCGATGGAGCGGCAGATGGCCGAGGCGATCGCGTCGGCGCTGCGCAGCGACGCCGGCTCGGTGCTGGCGTTCCTGCCGGGCGCGGCCGAGATCCGCCGTACCGAGACGATGCTGCGCGAGCGCGTGCAGGACGCGTCGATCGAGATCGTGCCGCTGTTCGGCGCGCTCGATGCGGCGGTGCAGGACCGTGCCATCCAGCCGGCCCCCAAAGGCCAGCGCAAGGTGGTGCTGGCGACGTCGATCGCCGAGACCTCGCTGACCATCGAGGGCGTCCGCATCGTGGTCGATTGCGGGCTGTCGCGGGTGCCGCGCTACGAGCCGGATATCGGGCTGACGCGGCTCGAGACCGTGCGGGCCTCGCGCGCCGCGGTCGATCAGCGCCGCGGCCGCGCCGGCCGCATCGAGCCGGGCGTGTGCTACCGGCTGTGGGACGAGCCGCAGACCGCCTCATTGCCGGCCTATACCCAGCCGGAGATCCTCAGCGCCGATCTCACCTCGCTGCTGCTCGATCTGGCGCAATGGGGCGTGGCTGATCCGGCGACGCTGGCGTTCCTCGATCCGCCGCCGGGGCCGGCGCTGAAGGAAGCGCGCGAACTGCTGCGCGAACTCGGCGCGCTCGACGCCGACGGCCGGATCACAGATGAAGGCCGGTCGTTGCGCGCGATGGCGCTGCCGCCGCGGCTGGCGCGGATGATCGTCGATGCGGCGCGGCTCGATCACGGCGAGGAGGCCGCCGAGATCGCCGCCATCCTCACCGAGCGCGGCCTCGGCGGCGACAGCGTCGATCTCGACCATCGCCGCGACCAGTTCCGCCGCGACCGCTCGCAGCGCGCGAGCAGTGCTCGGCAGATGGCGCAAAGGTGGGCGGGGCAGGCGGGCACGGCGTCCTCTTCTCCCTCCCCCCTTGCGGGGGAGGGTCGGGGTGGGGGGTCAACGGGCACGGCTGCGGTTCGGGGCACCCCCACCCCCGACCCCTCCCCGCAAGGGGGAGGGGAGTCGCGCCGAGGGTCGGGGCGGCGAAGTGCCCAACAGGCAGATGGCGATCAGTCTTTGTCGACAGGCGTCCTGCTCGCCTTCGCCTTCCCGGATCGCGTCGCCAAGAATCGCGGCAATGGCTCGTTCGTGCTCGCCAATGGCCGCGGCGCGACGATCGAGCAGACTTCGGCGCTGGCGCGGGCGCCGTATCTGGCGGTGGCGGAATTGACCGGGACGGCGGCGCAGGGGCGGATTCTGCTGGCGGCGCCGCTCACGCTGGCCGAGATCGAGCAGCATTTCGCCGACCAGATCACCGACGCCGACGAGGTCTCGTTCGATCGCGCCGCGATGGCGCTGCGGGCGCGGCGGCGACGCGCGCTGCATGCGATCACGCTGTCGGAGGCGCCGCGGGCGCTGACGCCCTCGGCCGAGACCGCGCGGGTGCTGGCCGACGGGCTGGTCGCGGCCGGGCTGGAGCGGCTGCCATGGTCGAAGCCGCTCGCACAATGGCGCGGCCGGGTGATGTTTCTGCGCAAGGCCGAAGGCGATGTCTGGCCGGACCTCTCGGAAGCCGCGCTCGCCGAGCAGCGCGAGCAGTGGCTGATGCCGGCGCTGTTCGACAAGACCGGATTGAAGGATTTTTCCGCCGGCGATCTGTCCGATGCGTTGATGAATCTGCTGCCGTGGGAGCTGCGCGCGCGGCTCGAGCGCGAGGCGCCGACCCATTTCGAGGCGCCGACCGGCACCCGCCTGCCGATCGACTACGACGCCGAACAGGGCCCGACCATCGCGGTGCGGCTGCAGGAATTGTTCGGACTCACCACGCATCCCTCGGTGGCGGGCGGCAAGGTGCCGCTGGTGCTGGAACTGCTGTCGCCGGCGCAACGCCCGGTGCAGGTGACGCGCGACCTGCCCGGATTTTGGCGCGGCTCCTATGCCGCCGTGCGCGCCGATCTGCGCGGCCGCTATCCGCGCCACCCCTGGCCGGAAGATCCGGCGAGCGCGCCGCCGACCCGCCGTGTCAAGCCGAAGGGCACCTGA
- a CDS encoding acyltransferase family protein, with the protein MTANGTDVPARMHGDRVDWVDYAKGICIIMVVMMHSVLGVEAAAGQTSFMHYVVEFAKPFRMPDFFLLSGLFLAVVIDRDWRTYLDRKVVHFAYFYILWVTIQFAFKAPSFAAEMGWAGVAKLYALSFIDPFGTLWFIYLLPIFFVVTKLTRRVPPLLILGVAALLESLHLQTGWMVPDEFCARFFYFYAGYLFARYVFAFSDAARARPALALIGLALWAVINAALVHAGLSEAPLLSLVLGLAGAGAIIATGTLLAEKRWLDGLRFCGEHSIVIYLAFFLPMAISRSLLLKFAGFLDLGVIAILVNIAGVVGALIIWRLAMMSGATFLFERPDAFWIAPRKKAVRLQPAE; encoded by the coding sequence ATGACCGCAAACGGCACAGATGTCCCGGCCCGCATGCACGGCGACCGCGTCGACTGGGTGGACTACGCCAAGGGCATCTGCATCATCATGGTGGTGATGATGCATTCCGTGCTCGGCGTCGAGGCCGCGGCCGGTCAGACCAGCTTCATGCACTACGTCGTCGAATTCGCCAAGCCGTTCCGGATGCCGGATTTCTTCCTGCTCTCCGGCCTGTTCCTGGCGGTGGTGATCGATCGCGACTGGCGCACCTATCTGGACCGCAAGGTGGTGCATTTCGCTTACTTCTACATCCTGTGGGTGACGATCCAGTTCGCCTTCAAGGCGCCGAGCTTCGCAGCCGAGATGGGCTGGGCCGGCGTCGCCAAGCTGTATGCGCTGTCGTTCATCGATCCCTTCGGCACGCTGTGGTTCATCTATCTGCTGCCGATCTTCTTCGTCGTCACCAAGCTGACGCGGCGCGTGCCGCCGCTGCTGATCCTGGGCGTCGCCGCACTGCTGGAATCGCTGCACCTCCAGACCGGCTGGATGGTGCCCGACGAATTCTGCGCGCGATTCTTCTATTTCTATGCCGGCTATCTGTTCGCCCGCTACGTCTTCGCGTTCTCCGACGCCGCCCGGGCGCGGCCGGCCTTGGCGCTGATCGGGCTGGCGCTATGGGCCGTGATCAACGCCGCGCTGGTCCATGCCGGATTGAGCGAAGCACCGCTGCTGTCGCTCGTGCTGGGCCTCGCCGGCGCCGGCGCGATCATCGCCACCGGCACGCTGCTGGCGGAGAAGCGCTGGCTCGATGGCCTGCGGTTCTGCGGCGAGCATTCGATCGTGATCTATCTCGCCTTCTTCCTGCCGATGGCGATCAGCCGGTCGCTGCTGCTGAAGTTCGCGGGCTTTCTCGACCTCGGCGTGATTGCGATCCTGGTCAACATCGCCGGCGTGGTCGGCGCATTGATCATCTGGCGGCTGGCGATGATGAGCGGCGCCACCTTCCTGTTCGAACGCCCCGACGCCTTCTGGATCGCCCCGCGCAAGAAAGCGGTTCGGCTGCAGCCGGCTGAGTAG
- a CDS encoding acetyl-CoA hydrolase/transferase family protein, with the protein MDVPASRVLAPHLRAKIMTAADAAAQIPSGANVGMSGFTGSGYPKLLPLALAERINAHHARGQKFKVSVWTGASTAPELDGALAKVDGIEMRLPYQSDPTCRKRINAGRMEYIDIHLSHVAQHVWFGFLGKLDVAIVEVAGIREDGSLIPSSSIGNNKTWLDLADKVILEVNAWQDARLEGMHDVYYGTQLPPHRKPIPILATGDRIGEPYLRCDPSKIVAIVETNLPDRNSGFSAPDESSQAIAEHILEFLGHEVKKGRLPPNLLPLQSGVGNVANAVMAGLESGPFENMTAYTEVLQDGMLSLLRKGKLTLASATALSLSPDGYDEFLRNLDFYRERIVLRPQEISNHPEVIRRLGVIAMNGLIEADIYGNVNSTHIMGTSIMNGIGGSGDFARNSYLSFFMTPSAAKGGKISCIVPMASHVDHTEHDVQIIVTEQGLADLRGLSPKQRAKVIIENCAHPTFKPALKEYYKRALEYSPGLHTPHILDEALTFLPNWMANKAAREAWREDAVVQADVWR; encoded by the coding sequence ATGGACGTCCCCGCCTCCCGCGTTCTCGCTCCCCACCTCCGTGCGAAGATCATGACGGCGGCCGACGCTGCCGCGCAGATTCCCTCCGGCGCCAATGTCGGGATGAGCGGCTTCACCGGGTCGGGCTATCCGAAGCTGCTGCCGCTGGCGCTGGCCGAGCGTATCAACGCGCATCACGCCCGCGGTCAGAAATTCAAGGTCTCGGTCTGGACCGGCGCCTCGACCGCGCCCGAGCTCGACGGCGCGCTCGCCAAGGTCGACGGCATCGAGATGCGGCTGCCGTATCAGTCCGATCCGACCTGCCGCAAGCGCATCAATGCCGGGCGGATGGAGTATATCGATATCCATCTGTCGCACGTCGCCCAGCACGTCTGGTTCGGCTTTCTCGGCAAGCTCGACGTCGCGATCGTCGAGGTCGCCGGCATCCGCGAGGACGGCAGCCTGATCCCGTCGTCATCGATCGGCAACAACAAGACCTGGCTCGACCTCGCCGACAAGGTGATCCTCGAAGTCAACGCCTGGCAGGACGCCCGCCTCGAAGGCATGCACGACGTGTACTACGGCACGCAATTGCCGCCGCACCGCAAGCCGATCCCGATCCTGGCCACGGGAGACCGGATCGGCGAACCCTATTTGCGTTGCGATCCGTCGAAGATCGTCGCCATCGTCGAGACCAATCTGCCGGATCGCAATTCGGGATTCTCCGCGCCCGACGAGAGTTCGCAGGCGATCGCCGAGCACATTCTCGAATTCCTCGGCCACGAAGTGAAGAAAGGCCGGCTGCCGCCGAATCTGCTGCCGCTGCAATCCGGCGTCGGAAATGTCGCCAATGCGGTGATGGCCGGGCTGGAGAGCGGCCCGTTCGAGAACATGACGGCCTACACCGAAGTGCTGCAGGACGGCATGCTGAGCCTGCTGCGCAAGGGCAAGCTGACGCTGGCCTCGGCCACCGCGCTGTCGCTGTCGCCGGACGGCTACGACGAATTCCTGCGCAATCTCGATTTCTATCGCGAGCGCATCGTGCTGCGGCCGCAGGAAATCTCCAACCATCCGGAAGTGATCCGCCGCCTCGGCGTGATCGCGATGAACGGGCTGATCGAGGCCGACATCTATGGCAACGTCAACTCGACCCACATCATGGGCACCAGCATCATGAACGGCATCGGCGGCTCGGGCGATTTCGCCCGCAACTCGTATTTGTCGTTCTTCATGACGCCGTCGGCCGCGAAGGGCGGCAAGATCTCCTGCATCGTCCCGATGGCCTCGCATGTCGACCACACCGAGCACGACGTCCAGATCATCGTCACCGAGCAGGGCCTCGCCGATCTGCGCGGCCTGTCGCCGAAGCAGCGCGCCAAGGTGATCATCGAGAACTGCGCGCACCCGACCTTCAAGCCGGCGCTGAAGGAATACTACAAGCGCGCGCTGGAATATTCGCCCGGCCTGCACACCCCGCACATCCTCGACGAGGCGCTGACCTTCCTGCCGAACTGGATGGCCAACAAGGCGGCCCGCGAAGCCTGGCGCGAGGACGCGGTGGTGCAGGCGGATGTGTGGCGGTGA
- a CDS encoding porin: MNSVKRLALGSAAALFAVGSAQAADLPLKAKAVEYVKICSIYGAGFYYIPGTDTCIKLGGYLRADATMNGASAYNAPAWNGASGAKNRNANGYIFRSRQDLNIDTRTATEYGVVRTYFDATFNWTTGDGVAAGTLGVYYAFIQFAGFTFGKAVSQFDTPWTGYPGNNTSFLIGGYDDVTGINQIAYTAEFGNGVSASISLEDQSSYLQSALYNTRIASTVTGGFGANSYAGTQIPDIVGKIRVDQAWGLFQVSAAAHQVRASYYDTALETSGHPSDTWGYAVQGAISLKNLPTGPGDSINLTATYSNGATRYVIGGVSPNSFAIYGNNSAPGSYQSIAFAHAADGVFWGPNNVVGTGIEKTTAWGVRGAFNHNWSPFWSTSLFGSYTSIDYNGTATALIAASWGAPFNPDFRIAQIGTVTRWTPVKNLTFSGEVMYTYLDQANAGFQAITAIPALAKPAATYEFKDQGVWSGNLRVQRTF, from the coding sequence ATGAATTCCGTCAAGCGACTGGCACTCGGCTCGGCCGCGGCACTGTTTGCCGTCGGCAGCGCGCAGGCGGCGGATCTTCCGCTCAAGGCCAAGGCCGTGGAATACGTCAAGATCTGCTCGATCTACGGCGCCGGCTTCTATTACATCCCGGGCACCGACACCTGCATCAAGCTCGGCGGCTATCTGCGCGCCGACGCCACGATGAACGGCGCGAGCGCGTACAACGCGCCGGCCTGGAACGGCGCCTCGGGTGCCAAGAACCGCAACGCCAACGGCTACATCTTCCGTTCGCGCCAGGATCTCAACATCGACACCCGCACCGCGACCGAATACGGCGTGGTCCGCACCTATTTCGATGCGACCTTCAACTGGACCACCGGTGACGGCGTCGCCGCCGGCACGCTCGGCGTGTACTACGCCTTCATCCAGTTCGCCGGCTTCACCTTCGGTAAGGCCGTGTCGCAGTTCGACACCCCCTGGACCGGCTACCCGGGCAACAACACCTCCTTCCTGATCGGCGGCTACGACGACGTCACCGGCATCAACCAGATCGCCTACACGGCGGAATTCGGCAACGGCGTGTCGGCCTCGATCTCGCTCGAAGATCAATCGTCCTACCTGCAGTCGGCTCTGTACAACACCCGCATTGCTTCGACCGTCACTGGTGGCTTCGGTGCCAACTCCTACGCCGGCACGCAGATCCCCGACATCGTCGGCAAGATCCGCGTCGACCAGGCCTGGGGTCTGTTCCAGGTGTCGGCCGCGGCTCACCAGGTTCGCGCCAGCTACTACGACACGGCCCTCGAGACCTCCGGTCACCCGAGCGATACCTGGGGCTATGCGGTGCAGGGCGCGATCTCGCTCAAGAACCTGCCGACCGGTCCCGGCGACAGCATCAACCTCACGGCGACCTACTCGAACGGTGCGACCCGTTACGTGATCGGCGGCGTGAGCCCGAATTCGTTCGCGATCTACGGCAACAACAGCGCCCCCGGCTCGTATCAGAGCATCGCGTTCGCGCATGCGGCTGACGGCGTGTTCTGGGGCCCGAACAACGTCGTCGGCACCGGCATCGAGAAGACCACCGCCTGGGGCGTCCGTGGTGCCTTCAACCACAACTGGAGCCCGTTCTGGTCGACCTCGCTGTTCGGGTCGTACACCTCGATCGACTACAACGGCACGGCGACGGCTCTGATCGCGGCCTCGTGGGGCGCGCCGTTCAATCCGGATTTCCGGATTGCCCAGATCGGCACCGTCACGCGCTGGACCCCGGTCAAGAACCTGACCTTCTCGGGCGAAGTGATGTACACCTACCTCGACCAGGCGAACGCCGGCTTCCAGGCGATCACGGCGATTCCGGCTCTCGCCAAGCCGGCCGCCACCTACGAGTTCAAGGACCAGGGCGTCTGGAGCGGCAACCTCCGCGTTCAGCGCACGTTCTGA
- a CDS encoding MarR family winged helix-turn-helix transcriptional regulator, producing the protein MPKKAKTSLATRTNGVDPAAVREFTSTVGSLAVYLDEIRHFRAKSLGISGPQFAILTTVQRLDDGDGVSVRHVAKAIHVDSSFITTQSKLLEAKGLLRRLADEADARVVNLSLTDKAARQIAGLAAEEQSLNDFIFVDLSGEALEDVTAQLAELKIRLEKACLKIAGGF; encoded by the coding sequence ATGCCCAAGAAGGCAAAGACAAGTCTCGCAACGCGGACAAACGGGGTCGACCCGGCTGCAGTCCGGGAGTTCACGTCGACGGTCGGCAGTCTCGCCGTCTATCTCGATGAGATCCGGCACTTTCGCGCCAAGAGCCTCGGCATCAGCGGCCCGCAATTCGCGATTCTGACCACTGTTCAGCGTCTCGACGACGGCGACGGCGTCTCGGTGCGCCACGTCGCCAAGGCCATTCATGTCGACTCCTCGTTCATCACGACACAGTCGAAGCTGCTCGAAGCGAAGGGCCTGCTTCGCCGGCTGGCCGACGAGGCCGATGCCCGGGTGGTGAACCTGTCGCTGACCGACAAGGCCGCCAGGCAGATCGCCGGCCTCGCAGCCGAGGAGCAGTCGCTCAACGACTTCATCTTCGTGGATCTTTCCGGCGAGGCGCTGGAGGACGTCACGGCACAGCTCGCCGAGCTGAAGATTCGCCTGGAGAAGGCCTGCCTCAAGATCGCCGGAGGCTTCTGA
- a CDS encoding disulfide bond formation protein B, giving the protein MTANLLDQPGLASRPARAARIAQNVALTIGAVSVAALATAWYFQLFLDFYPCPLCLEQRYAYYASVPLAALIVIAARREAPVSLLLAGLAVLAVLALGNAGLAAYHAGVEWKFWAGPSDCSGPVLDLGRAGSLLDQLDKVTVVRCDEAQWRMLGLSFAGYNVLLSLGLAAIAGWGIGRIRR; this is encoded by the coding sequence GTGACGGCCAACCTCCTCGACCAGCCCGGCCTCGCTTCGCGACCGGCGCGCGCGGCGCGCATCGCGCAGAATGTGGCGCTGACGATCGGCGCCGTCTCGGTGGCGGCGCTGGCGACCGCATGGTATTTCCAGCTCTTCCTCGACTTTTACCCGTGCCCGCTCTGCCTCGAGCAGCGCTACGCCTATTATGCGTCCGTCCCGCTCGCCGCGCTGATCGTGATCGCCGCCCGGCGCGAGGCTCCGGTGTCGCTGCTGCTGGCCGGCCTCGCGGTGCTGGCGGTGCTGGCGCTCGGCAATGCCGGGCTCGCCGCCTATCACGCCGGCGTCGAATGGAAGTTCTGGGCCGGGCCGAGCGATTGCAGCGGCCCGGTGCTCGATCTCGGCCGTGCCGGCAGCCTGCTCGACCAGCTCGACAAGGTGACCGTGGTGCGTTGTGACGAGGCGCAATGGCGCATGCTCGGCCTGTCCTTCGCCGGCTACAACGTGCTGCTGTCGCTCGGCCTCGCCGCCATTGCCGGCTGGGGGATCGGCCGGATCAGGCGCTGA
- a CDS encoding sensor histidine kinase, whose amino-acid sequence MPSETRLVSSAASDASLNRQDELPYRRRQQALLREFGTAALQSRDFRHILQQAADLSARGLGCSYAKVLEYEAGEKRLIVRAGIGWPAGTVDHVSLGADIESPAGFAFQTGQSVISNHLQEETRFRTPKLLADHGIKRAINVLIRRGGEGDAAFGILEADSPDPGQFDDADADFLAGFAGLLGIAIERQHADAKLQEALDHEALLTREMSHRVKNSLTSVVGLLRVQARGSESADVKNALENAAMRVASIAEVHDHLWRGSKVGFVDLSDFVGHLCKNLQSSAPEHTLQSRSDPVILSADKAIPLGLLVNELVTNAIKYAYVDGPGVIRMDAREINGHLLVEISDEGAGLPDGFDINQPRKSLGFRVILGLVRQLMGELKISRNIPRGALFTIKFPLDPP is encoded by the coding sequence ATGCCTTCCGAAACGAGGCTGGTCTCATCGGCGGCCTCTGATGCCTCTCTCAACCGCCAGGATGAACTGCCTTACCGCCGCCGCCAACAGGCGCTGCTACGGGAGTTCGGGACGGCCGCGCTGCAGTCGCGCGACTTCCGGCACATCCTTCAACAGGCAGCCGATCTCAGCGCCCGCGGCCTGGGATGCTCCTACGCCAAGGTTCTCGAATACGAGGCCGGCGAAAAGCGCCTGATCGTGCGTGCCGGCATCGGCTGGCCCGCCGGCACCGTGGACCATGTGTCGCTCGGCGCCGACATCGAATCGCCGGCGGGCTTCGCTTTTCAGACCGGGCAATCGGTCATCTCCAATCACCTGCAGGAAGAGACGCGCTTCCGGACGCCGAAACTCCTGGCCGATCACGGCATCAAGCGTGCGATCAACGTGCTGATCAGGCGGGGCGGCGAGGGCGATGCGGCGTTCGGCATTCTCGAGGCGGATAGTCCGGATCCGGGGCAGTTCGACGACGCCGATGCGGATTTTCTGGCCGGCTTCGCAGGCCTGCTCGGCATCGCGATCGAACGGCAGCACGCCGACGCCAAGCTTCAGGAAGCGCTCGATCACGAAGCCCTGCTGACGCGCGAGATGAGCCATCGCGTCAAGAACAGCCTCACCTCGGTGGTCGGCCTGCTGCGTGTCCAGGCGCGCGGTTCGGAGTCCGCGGACGTCAAGAACGCATTGGAAAACGCGGCGATGCGCGTCGCCTCGATCGCGGAGGTGCACGATCATCTGTGGCGGGGCAGCAAGGTCGGCTTCGTCGATCTGTCCGACTTCGTCGGCCATCTGTGCAAGAATCTCCAGAGCTCGGCGCCGGAACACACGCTTCAATCGCGCTCCGATCCCGTCATCCTGTCCGCCGACAAGGCGATCCCTCTGGGCCTGCTGGTCAACGAGCTCGTCACCAACGCCATCAAATACGCCTATGTCGATGGACCCGGCGTGATCAGGATGGACGCCAGGGAGATCAACGGACATCTGCTCGTCGAGATTTCCGACGAAGGCGCCGGCCTGCCCGATGGATTCGACATCAACCAGCCGCGAAAGAGCCTCGGCTTTCGCGTCATTCTCGGCCTGGTCCGACAGTTGATGGGCGAACTCAAGATCTCGAGGAACATCCCCCGGGGAGCCCTGTTCACCATCAAGTTTCCGCTCGACCCGCCATGA
- a CDS encoding response regulator: protein MASINPPIRVLVVEDEMFIRMDVVEFLRAAGVDVVEAISAAEGIRLLERDPDIRLMFTDIDMPGAMNGLKLAAAVRERWPPIKIIATSGHFKLQAGDLPPDALFFLKPYQPAEIIDAVRRLTYAA from the coding sequence ATGGCTTCAATCAACCCACCCATCCGCGTTCTCGTCGTCGAGGACGAAATGTTCATCCGCATGGACGTGGTCGAGTTTCTGCGCGCGGCGGGCGTCGACGTCGTGGAGGCGATCAGTGCGGCCGAAGGCATTCGGCTGCTCGAGCGCGATCCGGATATCCGGCTGATGTTCACCGATATCGATATGCCGGGTGCCATGAACGGTCTGAAACTGGCGGCGGCCGTCAGGGAACGGTGGCCCCCGATCAAGATCATCGCGACTTCGGGACATTTCAAATTGCAGGCCGGCGATCTTCCGCCGGACGCCCTGTTCTTCCTCAAGCCCTACCAACCGGCGGAAATCATCGATGCTGTTCGCCGGCTGACCTATGCGGCGTGA
- a CDS encoding PRC-barrel domain-containing protein, with translation MTTAKLLVVAAVIGTVGTPQALAACEIADAKLEEAIQENPRFRGPANSQAVRDLRSLRDAAFTLRSYGRHDDCERLLANIRELIAGPPMGSLGDNDEEQADIQNSAREPKARRGTPAGSRDDKDAKPLIRIDQLTPGLRTDEMIGAEVRSSDDKIVGEVRNIVFGTKDGRDYAIIASGGFFTTGKDSIVVPIRSLKVTQDRSSFFLPIVKDVMETVPVMPDQDYNWLSDPKWRARNDAFFEKP, from the coding sequence ATGACAACCGCAAAACTCCTGGTCGTGGCAGCAGTGATCGGCACCGTCGGCACGCCCCAGGCGCTGGCCGCGTGCGAGATCGCCGACGCCAAGCTCGAAGAGGCGATTCAGGAGAATCCCCGGTTTCGCGGGCCGGCGAACAGTCAGGCCGTGCGCGACCTTCGGAGCCTGCGCGACGCCGCCTTCACGCTGCGATCCTATGGGCGCCACGACGACTGCGAGCGTCTGCTCGCCAACATTCGCGAACTGATCGCCGGGCCGCCGATGGGGTCGTTGGGAGACAATGACGAGGAGCAGGCCGACATCCAGAATTCCGCGCGCGAGCCGAAAGCGCGGCGCGGGACGCCGGCGGGCAGCCGCGACGACAAGGACGCCAAACCGCTGATCAGGATCGACCAGCTCACTCCCGGTTTGCGGACCGACGAGATGATCGGGGCGGAAGTCCGCAGTTCCGACGACAAGATCGTCGGCGAGGTCCGCAACATCGTGTTCGGTACCAAGGACGGGCGCGACTACGCGATCATCGCGTCGGGCGGATTCTTCACCACCGGCAAGGACAGCATCGTGGTGCCGATCCGGTCGCTCAAAGTCACGCAGGATCGATCGAGCTTCTTTCTCCCGATCGTGAAGGACGTGATGGAGACCGTGCCGGTGATGCCCGATCAGGACTACAACTGGCTCTCGGACCCGAAATGGCGCGCCCGCAACGACGCGTTCTTCGAGAAGCCGTGA